ATATGCCAGCCAAAAACCGGCAATAAACGGTAATGTCTCAAATTCTGGACAAATGGGAGACATAATTGGAGATCACATTAGAATTAAACGGGAGCAGAAGGACAAGAATAATTTTGTGCCTGTAGAAGACGATATACTCCCTGAAGTATTTAGAATATCCGGAGGCTCACGGTTCTGCTGGTTAGATATGTATGGTGAAAACGTATATGGGCCGATTTTATGGGAGGAAAAATCTGAAGAATCGAAAAATGAAGACTGATACTGTTGTGAGAACTGAAAAAAAATCAATATCTACAAATGTGTCCCATTGCAGGAAAGATAATTTCAAACATCATTAAATTCGATACTTAGGCTGCCTGCTTTTTTTGCCAGAGATCTGGCAAGAAATCCACATTCCAGTTTGCAAAGGTTGAGTACTGCGCAGGGCACAAGGCAATTTGAGCAGCACCTAGCTTCCTGTGCTTTATCAATCACGTAATTATTCTTGATATCAAGAATTTCATTCACTGGGATTTCCATAAGAGAAAATTTCTTTATCTTTTCGCATGGGGTTTCGATGTCAACAACAATTTTACTTCCTTTTTTGCTTCCGCGGATTGTATGGACAAAATCACAGATAGTAGAATTTACGGTAATTTCAGTCAATGTATAACCTTCTACTTTTTAGTCTTGCAAGTTTTCTTTATCATCTTTTTAATTTAGAACTTAATGAGAGTGAATAGTAATCTCAAGTCTCTAGGATATATCAAATTTCGTTGATATCTAACTTTATGTGCTTTATAAATTTAAATAAAATGGATAATTGTGAAAATAAAAGAATATCAATAATTTCCTTAAAAAAGTAGCAAAAAAGGAGTAGTTTCAACATGCAGTATAGCCTGGGGATTGATGCAGGAGGCACATACACAGATGCTGTGATTATAAGGGACTCGGATGGCATCATTGTCGATTCAAATAAGGCACTTACAACCTACCCGGATCTTCACCCTGGTATCAAAAACGTACTCGACAGCCTGAACCCTGATTACCTGAAAAACACAAAGCTGGTTTCGGTTTCCACAACTCTTTCTACCAATACAATTCTAGAGGGCACTGGTTTTCCAGTAGCCGTGATCCTTATAGGAGATCATCCACTTGAACGAGAACTACCGACCGAATATGTACTTTATGTTACAGGTGGACACGACCACAATGGGGAAGAAAAGGCTTCACTCAACCTGGAAGCTATTGAGAAATTCTCCCTTAATGTTAAGGGCAGGGTTTTAGCTTTTGCCATATCGTCATATTTTAGCACTAGAAACCCGGAACACGAACTGAAAGCAAAGGACCGAATCCTTGAGCTTACGGGGCTGCCTGTGGTTTGCGGGCATGAGCTTTCCCAGGAACTGGGAGCTTACGAAAGGGCAGTAACAGCTTTTCTTAATGCGCAGCTAATCCCCATAACAGGGCAGTTCGTACAGTCCATAATCACAGATATAAAAGAGCGGGGAATTAATGCCAGGCTCCTTATGCTAAAATGTGACGGTTCAGTTGTCGGAATCAAAGATGCCCTGAGAAAGCCAATAGAAACTATATTCTCAGGTCCGGCAGCAAGTCTTATTGGAGCTTCTTACCTCTCTGGACTTGAGACCTGTGCCGTAATTGATGTAGGAGGCACAAGTACGGACATCTCCTCGATCCATATAGGCGTTCCTGATCTGAACAACGAGGGAGCTGTTGTAGGGGGCTGGAAAACCCGCGTTAGAGCGATAAGGATGGAAACAACGGCTACAGGCGGGGACAGCCACATCTGGACAGTAAATAGGGAACTCTACCTTGGACCCAGGAGAGTTATACCGCTTGCAGTCGCTGCAGTAAAATACCCAAATTTTCTGAATAATCTCAAAAGGACTCCAATGCCTGCCAGAGAAAATCTGTGTGAGAACATTCAGCCCACAAAGTTTTTTGCCAGATCAGGATATATTGCAGGTGAGCTGAGTAAAGCCGAAGCCGAAGTACTGAAGGTAATAGGAGAAGAACCTGTTTCTGTGTTCGAAATATCAGCCCTTACAAGAAAAGACTTTCATCCTCAGACGCTTGACTGTCTCATCAAAAAACGCCTTGTTCAGGTAATTGGCTTTACACCAACAGACGCTCTGCATGTGTTAGGGGAATACACAGCCTGGCGTGAAGAAGCTTCGCGTACAGGAGCAGAAAGGCTTGGAAGACTCATGCGCATGACACCAATAGAATTCTGTACTGCCGTAAAAAAGAAAGTTGCCAGAAATATGGCACTTCATCTTCTCTCGTATATCCTGACAGGTGTCCCATGCGAATCCATTGAGAAGATTTTGGACGTAGACTATCCCGCAAAATTCAAACTGCAACTTCCTGTTGTCCTGCTTGGAGGACCTGTTAGAGCGCATAGAAAGGAACTGGAAGAACTGATAGATGCAGATATCCTGGTTCCAGAACATGCCGAGGTAGGGAATGCAGTTGGAGCACTTGTAGGAAAAGGAATCAAAAGAGCTGAAATTCTCATAAGGCCAGAGAGCCTCATGTCTCCTGACAGGGATTTTCTTGTCTTTGCCCCGGGAAGCAGACTGAAATTTGAGACTTACTCAAAAGCTTTGGAGAAAGCAACCGAGATTGGAAAAAAGCTTGTTGAAGATTATATGAAAGAATGTGGGCTCAGTGGCAACCAGGTTGAAATCTCTAGTGAGAAAAAGACCGTTTCTCCTGACGGCTGGAACCATCCTCCTACGGAAACAAATCTGCTGGTTGTGGGAGTAGGTATGAGAGAATTGCACGTTTGAGCAACTGACTCAGAATCGAATCATGAAAGCTGGCAAGGGTTTTTAAAAAACAATTAATAAGTTTGTCTTATCAGGCTATACCCAGGATCCACGTTTAAGACTTTCTCAATGTGGAGTTTGTATTTTAAAGTAAGGGATAAAAATGGATGAAAAATATTTGAGGTATGTAAGGCAAAACAAAAAAAAGATAGGAGCATCCATTGTAATTCTTGTTTTCCTGATTGCAATGGGAATTTTCATTCTTTATGCCATAAAATCCGAATATTCTCCTATACCTTTAAATAAAAAGGTATATGTTACAGGCGATAGAAGTGGAGATTTCAACTGTGACGGAGAGGCTGACCAGGTAGAGATAAACCAGGCTCTTAAATTCGTAGCAGAAACACCAGGATATAATACTGTTTATCTTAAAGGTCCCTTTACCTATACTATCAACAGTACCATTTACATGCAAAGCAACACGATTCTTGAGGGAGACCCTGATGCTGTTATCAAACTGGTTGATCATGCAGGGTGGACCAATTCTCCCATGATCCCCCTGATTGGGAAATATGGAGACTCAGAAATAACCGATGTAATTATTCGTGGGTTTGAAATCGATGGCAATCATGATAACAACACTGATCGTTCTAAAGGTAGAGGCTACTATAATATAATTTATTTCACCAGTGCGAAAAACATAAAAGTTTATAATATGTATATGCATGACGGCCACGGTGACGGATTAAGGATTAACCACGGTAAAAATATTCAGTTTTATAATAACAAAATATATAAGCTTGGACATGATGGGCTTTATGCTATTGAGTGCACAAACGTAAAAGCCTGGAATAATACGATAACCTGCAGAACTAACAGTGGCCTCAGAGTCTGGAATTCGAATCATGTGAAGTTCTATGATAACATTATTAATTCCACATTTGACAGGAACGCAGGCGGCCCTGGAATCCTGATTGAAAAAACTACCGGAGTTATGAATGATATAGAAATCTACAATAATTCTATTCACAACACCTTCGGACCCGGATTATGGTTGATAGGATACGACTCTTCTTATCCCAAAAAAGAGGCGCAGAATATCCATATTCATCGAAATACATTTTATAGTACGGGTACTAATCCGAGTATAAACTGGGTCGGTGGCATCGTAACAAGTGGCTTTTACGATACTCTTATAGAGAACAATATATTCGATGGTGTGTACCACGCTGCAGTAATCCATATGTACCCGGATGGTAAAGTCACGGACCTTTCACCTGCAGGTACGGGACACACAACAACCGTCCGCAACAATATTATAGTGAATACCCAGAAACGCACAGAGAATCCAGATGGGACCGGATATGCAGTAATCAATTATCTCCCTGAAACACATAGTTTTGTGCTGGAAAATAACTGCCTTTACAATAATTCTGCGGGTAACTATAAAAACGCGAGTTCAACAACTGACTTCTATGCAGATCCTCTCTTTGTAGACCAGAAGAAACATAATTATCACCTGAAATCAAATTCTCCCTGCATAAAGGCAGGTAACTCTTCTTAAATTTTTAAAAAAATTGGAAAAAAATGTCCAAATCAACAAGGAAAAATCAATAGGAATATGGTTAAAAGTGTAGGCTCATACAGAACTCAGCTTCCTAAAGTCAAATCGAAATTAATATCATAATTAACAGCTCATTAAAAATGAAATGCAAGTTATCAAAAAGTGAACTAAAAAACCGTTTAACATGAAGAACTACTCGGAAAAGGAGCTTTTACATGGGATGGCCTGTAATTTCCGGCGATTATATAGTAGGAGATCCAAAATCTCCTGTGGCAGTAGTAACCCTCGCTTCTGACTATCAAAGCCTGAACCTGAAAAACTACGCCATCTGTGGAACCTGTTTTACGGAAAATTTTGGAATTGAGAAGGTAATAGTTAATGTGCTTTCGAATCCCCGCATCAGCTGCCTGGTTGTCTGCGGACAGGAAAGCGACCATTTTGCCGGGCAGTCCCTGCTGGCACTTGCCGAAAATGGGGTTTCTGCTTTCGGAGGGTCAAAAAGGATTATCGGGTCAGAAGGAGTGATCCCTTATCTTGACGACATCCCGGCAACCGCAATATCCCGCTTCCTCAGGGAAATTGAAGTTATTGACCTTGTCGGGACAACCGACCCTGCAGTCATCCAGCAGGCAATCGATTCCTGCAGCGGAAAAGAAAGAGGCGAAGCCCCGGAACTTTCTATGCCCGAAATTAATGAACATAGCTGGAAGAAATACGAACCTGAGGTAAAGAAGAATATAATGTCCAAAATTAAAAAAGGATAAAATTCGCCTCTTTGTTTAAACTTCATTAAACTCTATACTGATACTGCCTGCTTTTTTTACCAGGGATTTTGCAAGGAAACCGCTTTCCATTCTGCATAGATTGAGCACTGCACATGGTACAAGGCAATTAGAGGAGCACTGCGCTTCCTGTGCTCTATCAATGACATAATTGTTCTTGATATCGAGAATTTCCATCATGGGGACTTCCATGTGAGAGAATTTTTTTATCTTCTCACAGGGGGTTTCAATATCAACAATAATTTTGTTTCCTTTTTTGCTTCCATGTATCTTGTGTACAAAACCACAGATCGTAGAATTTACAGTAAATTCAGACAATGTGCCACCTTTGATATCAGTCAATTAAGTTCTTAGATTATCCATTTTCGAACATCTTTTTCATCCGGGACTTTACCTGCAAGTTTTACTTCACCATCAATAACAACTGCAGGAGTGACCATAACGCCGTAGCTCATAATTTTTTCAATATCCTCAACTTTAATTACTTCAGCTTCAACTCCAGTTTGCTTCAATACTTTTTCAATCGTTTCTTTTGTTTTTTTGCATTTGGGGCATCCTGTTCCGAGAATTTCTATTTTCATACGCTTTCCTCTGTTATTTAAGTTCTGTTCCTATTTTGGCTTATTTGACATTTAATTTCAAAAATTTGTAAGACATTGGCAGATTTACAACAACACATTGAACAAATAACCTGTAAAAATTATCGATAATGCTACAATTGAAACAAATATCGCAATCAATTCTTTTTTCAGTACTTTTCTAAGAATAATCATCTCAGGCAGAGACACTGCTGTAACAGACATAAGAAAAGCAAGGGCAGTCCCTACAGGCAGTCCTTTTCCAATCAAGCTCTCTACAATAGGGATCATAGCCATGATATTCGAATAAAGGGGCACCCCAATAAGGACCGCAACTGGCACTGCAAGTAGATTGTCCTTACCAGCGTATTTTTCGAGTATTCCTTCGGGCGCATATCCATGGAAAATACCTCCGATAGCGACTCCTATTATTACATAGAGCCATACTCTGCCCACAATTTCTTTTACACTTTCAAAGGCATATTCTGCTCTTTCCTTCATTATTAGTTTTTGATCTTCCACACTGTGCTTTCCTACTTTCATCTTGTAAACAAAGCCTTCGACATATTTTTCGAGTTTAAGAAGGCCAATTAGATATCCCCCCAACACGCCCAGTATGACTCCTGAAACAATATAGATTACCGTAGCCTTAAGGCCGAGAGTTGCCCATAGAGCGGCTACAGCAGCTTCGTTTACAAGAGGAGAGGTGATCAGAAAAGCGAAAGTAACTCCCAGAGGCACTCCAGCTTCAACAAATCCTATGAAGATCGGGACAGACGAACAAGAACAAAAAGGAGTTACTGTTCCGATGAGAGATGCAAGAAAATAATATCTGATTCCTTTCTTACTTCCAAGAACCTGCCTTGTTCTTTCGGGAGTAATGTATGTCCTTATATAGGAAACAACAAAAATCATTACAGCTAAAAGGACGAAAATTTTCATTACATCATAAATAACAAAATTAACACTGGATGCAAGGCGTGTATCAGATGCAATCCCTAAGATCTCATATGTCAGTTTGTCAGCAATCCATTGAAGAGGATAAAATATATCGACCATTTTAGACCCTCCTTTGTATCCATCATTTTATTACTGTTGCTTCAATCTTCAAATATATCAATATATATTGATATATTGTGTGCTATATAAATATTTCCATTGGTCTCGGAATATTTTCTTTATTTTGAACACCATTCATTGGTCATCGGTTAAGGAATTTTTTTGCCTGAAAGCTATCGATTTTGCACCAGAAGCCTATCTTAAATTTTGGTCGATTTACATGAAATCGATATTCTGTTCATGCCTATAATGAAATTAAATATTTGATGAATGTCGTAGGAATGGAGGCAATTTATCACGATTCATCACTTAACCGAAGACGCATGGAACACCATTATACATTTACAGCTACCAGCAAGCCTTCCCAGATATTTTCAGAGAAAAACAGCAAATTCACGGGACAGAAAAAAGATGAAATATAGAAAAAGAGTCCCTAAAACTTGAAATAAATAAATGAGTTTCGATGAAAAAAGAAAACTTCCTCCTTCAGATAAATGCCTGTTAGTTCAAAGAGTGAAGGTCGGTTTTCTGAAGAGAAAGAGTAAGAAGAACTTATTTCATTTAAAAGGAGGCAGTGTTGCGAATTTTCTGTGAATTCAAAGTCAAATTATTGCATACTGAATGAAATTTGGTTCTCTTGAGGCGAGATTTCTTCCCCAATAACTTATTGAGATTTGTGATTTTACAGCAAATTAGGCACACTGCCTAAAAGGAGAATATTGTTATTTATGAGATCCTGAAAAAAACTTTAATC
This window of the Methanosarcina mazei S-6 genome carries:
- a CDS encoding DUF6951 family protein, with protein sequence MTEITVNSTICDFVHTIRGSKKGSKIVVDIETPCEKIKKFSLMEIPVNEILDIKNNYVIDKAQEARCCSNCLVPCAVLNLCKLECGFLARSLAKKAGSLSIEFNDV
- a CDS encoding hydantoinase/oxoprolinase family protein, giving the protein MQYSLGIDAGGTYTDAVIIRDSDGIIVDSNKALTTYPDLHPGIKNVLDSLNPDYLKNTKLVSVSTTLSTNTILEGTGFPVAVILIGDHPLERELPTEYVLYVTGGHDHNGEEKASLNLEAIEKFSLNVKGRVLAFAISSYFSTRNPEHELKAKDRILELTGLPVVCGHELSQELGAYERAVTAFLNAQLIPITGQFVQSIITDIKERGINARLLMLKCDGSVVGIKDALRKPIETIFSGPAASLIGASYLSGLETCAVIDVGGTSTDISSIHIGVPDLNNEGAVVGGWKTRVRAIRMETTATGGDSHIWTVNRELYLGPRRVIPLAVAAVKYPNFLNNLKRTPMPARENLCENIQPTKFFARSGYIAGELSKAEAEVLKVIGEEPVSVFEISALTRKDFHPQTLDCLIKKRLVQVIGFTPTDALHVLGEYTAWREEASRTGAERLGRLMRMTPIEFCTAVKKKVARNMALHLLSYILTGVPCESIEKILDVDYPAKFKLQLPVVLLGGPVRAHRKELEELIDADILVPEHAEVGNAVGALVGKGIKRAEILIRPESLMSPDRDFLVFAPGSRLKFETYSKALEKATEIGKKLVEDYMKECGLSGNQVEISSEKKTVSPDGWNHPPTETNLLVVGVGMRELHV
- a CDS encoding right-handed parallel beta-helix repeat-containing protein, giving the protein MDEKYLRYVRQNKKKIGASIVILVFLIAMGIFILYAIKSEYSPIPLNKKVYVTGDRSGDFNCDGEADQVEINQALKFVAETPGYNTVYLKGPFTYTINSTIYMQSNTILEGDPDAVIKLVDHAGWTNSPMIPLIGKYGDSEITDVIIRGFEIDGNHDNNTDRSKGRGYYNIIYFTSAKNIKVYNMYMHDGHGDGLRINHGKNIQFYNNKIYKLGHDGLYAIECTNVKAWNNTITCRTNSGLRVWNSNHVKFYDNIINSTFDRNAGGPGILIEKTTGVMNDIEIYNNSIHNTFGPGLWLIGYDSSYPKKEAQNIHIHRNTFYSTGTNPSINWVGGIVTSGFYDTLIENNIFDGVYHAAVIHMYPDGKVTDLSPAGTGHTTTVRNNIIVNTQKRTENPDGTGYAVINYLPETHSFVLENNCLYNNSAGNYKNASSTTDFYADPLFVDQKKHNYHLKSNSPCIKAGNSS
- a CDS encoding DUF6951 family protein; protein product: MSEFTVNSTICGFVHKIHGSKKGNKIIVDIETPCEKIKKFSHMEVPMMEILDIKNNYVIDRAQEAQCSSNCLVPCAVLNLCRMESGFLAKSLVKKAGSISIEFNEV
- a CDS encoding thioredoxin family protein, whose amino-acid sequence is MKIEILGTGCPKCKKTKETIEKVLKQTGVEAEVIKVEDIEKIMSYGVMVTPAVVIDGEVKLAGKVPDEKDVRKWII
- a CDS encoding permease; translated protein: MVDIFYPLQWIADKLTYEILGIASDTRLASSVNFVIYDVMKIFVLLAVMIFVVSYIRTYITPERTRQVLGSKKGIRYYFLASLIGTVTPFCSCSSVPIFIGFVEAGVPLGVTFAFLITSPLVNEAAVAALWATLGLKATVIYIVSGVILGVLGGYLIGLLKLEKYVEGFVYKMKVGKHSVEDQKLIMKERAEYAFESVKEIVGRVWLYVIIGVAIGGIFHGYAPEGILEKYAGKDNLLAVPVAVLIGVPLYSNIMAMIPIVESLIGKGLPVGTALAFLMSVTAVSLPEMIILRKVLKKELIAIFVSIVALSIIFTGYLFNVLL